From the genome of Streptomyces sp. NBC_01116, one region includes:
- the dnaB gene encoding replicative DNA helicase, whose protein sequence is MSIPEPLDDPWTETGPGDRLPVSRQRRGDRKGREDRHDRGSDEAWEGGSPGFERVPPQDLDAEQSVLGGMLLSKDAIADVVEIIKGHDFYRPAHETVYTAILDLYAKGEPADPITVAAELVKRGEITKVGGAPYLHTLVQSVPTAANASYYAEIVHERAVLRRLVEAGTKITQMGYAADGDVDEIVNSAQAEIYAVTEQRTSEDYLPLGDIMEGALDEIEAIGSRSGEMTGVPTGFTDLDALTNGMHPGQMIVIAARPAMGKSTLALDFARAASIKNNLPSVIFSLEMGRNEIAMRLLSAEARVALHHMRSGTMTDEDWTRLARRMPEVSAAPLYIDDSPNLSMMEIRAKCRRLKQRNDIKLVIIDYLQLMQAGGSKRSESRQQEVSDMSRNLKLLAKELEVPVIALSQLNRGPEQRTDKKPMVSDLRESGSIEQDADMVILLHREDAYEKESPRAGEADIIVGKHRNGPTATITVAFQGHYSRFVDMAQT, encoded by the coding sequence GTGAGCATTCCCGAGCCTTTGGACGACCCCTGGACCGAGACCGGTCCCGGGGACCGTCTGCCCGTCTCCCGTCAGCGTCGCGGGGACCGCAAGGGGCGTGAGGACCGCCATGACCGCGGCTCGGACGAGGCGTGGGAGGGCGGCTCCCCCGGGTTCGAGCGGGTGCCGCCCCAGGATCTGGACGCCGAGCAGTCGGTCCTCGGCGGCATGCTGCTGTCCAAGGACGCCATCGCGGACGTCGTGGAGATCATCAAGGGGCACGACTTCTACCGTCCCGCCCACGAGACCGTCTACACGGCGATCCTCGACCTTTACGCCAAGGGCGAGCCGGCCGACCCGATCACGGTCGCCGCCGAGCTGGTCAAGCGCGGAGAGATCACCAAGGTCGGCGGAGCACCGTATCTGCACACCCTCGTGCAGTCCGTGCCCACCGCGGCCAACGCCTCGTACTACGCGGAGATCGTCCACGAGCGGGCGGTGCTCCGACGGCTCGTCGAGGCGGGCACGAAGATCACGCAGATGGGATACGCGGCGGACGGGGACGTCGACGAGATCGTCAACTCCGCGCAGGCCGAGATCTACGCGGTCACCGAGCAGCGCACCAGCGAGGACTATCTACCCCTCGGCGACATCATGGAGGGCGCGCTCGACGAGATCGAGGCCATCGGGTCGCGCAGCGGCGAGATGACCGGTGTGCCGACGGGCTTCACGGACCTCGACGCCCTGACGAACGGCATGCACCCCGGCCAGATGATCGTCATCGCGGCCCGCCCCGCCATGGGTAAGTCCACGCTGGCGCTGGACTTCGCGCGCGCCGCGTCGATCAAGAACAACCTGCCCAGCGTCATCTTCTCCCTCGAAATGGGGCGCAACGAGATCGCGATGCGTCTGCTGTCGGCCGAGGCGCGGGTGGCCCTGCACCACATGCGGTCCGGCACCATGACGGACGAGGACTGGACGCGGCTCGCACGCCGGATGCCCGAGGTCTCGGCCGCTCCGCTCTACATCGACGACTCCCCCAACCTGTCGATGATGGAGATCCGCGCGAAGTGCCGACGGCTCAAGCAGCGCAACGACATCAAGCTCGTGATCATCGACTATCTGCAGCTGATGCAGGCCGGTGGATCGAAGCGGTCCGAGAGCCGTCAGCAGGAGGTCTCGGACATGTCGCGAAACCTGAAGCTGCTGGCCAAGGAGCTGGAGGTCCCGGTGATCGCGCTCTCGCAGCTGAACCGTGGTCCCGAGCAGCGTACGGACAAGAAGCCGATGGTGTCCGACCTGCGTGAATCCGGTTCCATCGAGCAGGACGCCGACATGGTCATCCTGCTCCACCGCGAGGACGCGTACGAGAAGGAGTCGCCGCGCGCGGGCGAGGCGGACATCATCGTCGGCAAGCACCGTAACGGTCCGACGGCCACCATCACCGTGGCGTTCCAGGGCCACTACTCCCGCTTCGTGGACATGGCCCAGACCTGA
- a CDS encoding dienelactone hydrolase family protein, protein MQIPTTDGSADAFAAFPEDGERHPGVLMYADAFGIRPVLREMARELAGHGYYVLVPNFFYRNGPTPLIGLPEHIGEEDRAALVGRLMPLIEAHTAEHVLRDADSYLGFLTAQPEVSAGPVAVTGYCIGGLLATRTAAAHPGQVAALAAFHAPVAADGPDSLRRLTAGIHFGHAATDITPEALGELNRSLDAAGVDYTSEVYPGTVHGFTMSDTDAFDPAALRHHWDRLLPLLARTLAKG, encoded by the coding sequence GTGCAGATCCCCACGACGGACGGCTCGGCGGACGCCTTCGCCGCCTTCCCCGAAGACGGCGAGCGGCATCCAGGGGTGCTGATGTACGCGGACGCCTTCGGCATCCGGCCCGTGCTGCGGGAGATGGCCCGCGAACTGGCCGGACACGGGTACTACGTGCTCGTCCCCAACTTCTTCTACCGGAACGGGCCGACCCCGCTCATCGGCCTTCCCGAGCACATCGGAGAAGAGGACCGGGCCGCGCTCGTCGGCCGGCTGATGCCCTTGATCGAGGCGCACACAGCCGAACACGTCCTGCGGGACGCCGACTCCTACCTCGGCTTCCTCACGGCCCAGCCCGAGGTGAGCGCCGGACCGGTCGCGGTGACCGGCTACTGCATCGGCGGCCTCCTGGCCACCCGCACCGCCGCGGCCCACCCCGGGCAGGTGGCCGCCCTCGCCGCGTTCCACGCCCCCGTCGCCGCCGACGGGCCCGACAGCCTGCGCCGCCTCACCGCCGGGATCCACTTCGGCCACGCGGCGACGGACATCACCCCCGAGGCACTCGGCGAGCTCAACCGGTCCCTGGACGCCGCGGGGGTCGACTACACCTCCGAGGTCTACCCCGGCACGGTCCACGGCTTCACCATGTCCGACACCGACGCCTTCGACCCGGCCGCGCTGCGGCACCACTGGGACCGCCTGCTCCCCCTCCTCGCCCGCACCCTGGCGAAGGGCTGA
- a CDS encoding serine hydrolase domain-containing protein: MTSIGEDLLPSTRRALSHRIAVAQRDGRAPSLVAAVRRQGRTAWSGARTCVEGHAPDADTQYRIGSITKTFTAVLVLRLRDEGLIDLDDPLEKHLPGTGAGGVTVFQLLGHSAGLGAEAPAPWWERTPGTLRPELADVLGDRPQRHAPGRRHHYSNPGYTLLGSLVEAVRGLPWEEALRREILEPLGMSRTTSGPVAPHAGGWAVHPWADVMLSEPAEDLGIMAPAGQLWSTADDLLRFAAFLTEGDERVLSSASVREMRMPAAPVETGGSGYGLGLQIVGGEERVLFGHSGSLPGFVAGLWVSEEDDVAAVVLANVTSGLPAAMVAAELVGIVAEAEPRIPEPWRPLPEVDDELLALTGVWHWGTHPVTVRLTEDRGLQLTPLGGKGRGAAFTYRPDGTWTGQNDYYAGETLRVVRRDDGSVDHLDLGSFVFTREPYEAGAAVPGGVDAEGWRGLGG, encoded by the coding sequence ATGACTTCTATCGGCGAAGACCTGCTTCCCAGTACCCGACGCGCCCTGTCGCACCGCATCGCCGTCGCGCAGCGGGACGGCCGCGCGCCGTCCCTGGTGGCCGCGGTGCGGCGGCAGGGGCGTACGGCCTGGAGCGGGGCGCGTACGTGCGTCGAGGGGCATGCTCCCGACGCCGATACGCAGTACCGGATCGGGTCGATCACCAAGACGTTCACAGCCGTTCTGGTGCTACGGCTGCGGGACGAGGGGCTGATCGACCTGGACGATCCTCTGGAGAAGCACCTCCCCGGCACCGGGGCGGGCGGGGTGACCGTCTTTCAGTTGCTCGGCCACAGCGCGGGACTGGGCGCCGAAGCCCCCGCGCCCTGGTGGGAGCGGACGCCCGGCACTCTGCGGCCCGAGCTCGCCGACGTGCTGGGCGACCGGCCGCAGAGGCATGCGCCCGGTCGTCGCCATCACTACTCCAACCCCGGTTACACCTTGCTCGGTTCGTTGGTGGAAGCGGTACGGGGTCTCCCCTGGGAGGAGGCGCTGCGGCGCGAGATCCTGGAGCCGCTGGGTATGAGCCGCACGACCAGCGGGCCCGTGGCGCCGCACGCGGGCGGATGGGCCGTCCACCCCTGGGCCGACGTCATGCTGAGTGAGCCCGCCGAGGACCTCGGGATCATGGCGCCCGCCGGTCAGCTCTGGTCGACCGCGGACGACCTGCTGCGCTTCGCCGCCTTCTTGACCGAGGGCGACGAGCGGGTCCTGTCGTCCGCCTCCGTCCGGGAGATGCGGATGCCCGCAGCTCCGGTCGAGACGGGCGGCAGCGGTTACGGTCTCGGGCTCCAGATCGTCGGTGGCGAAGAGCGCGTGCTCTTCGGGCATTCGGGATCGCTTCCCGGGTTCGTCGCCGGCCTCTGGGTCAGCGAGGAGGACGACGTGGCCGCGGTCGTTCTCGCCAATGTCACCTCGGGGCTGCCCGCCGCGATGGTCGCCGCCGAACTCGTAGGCATCGTGGCCGAGGCCGAGCCGCGGATCCCGGAGCCCTGGCGTCCGCTGCCCGAGGTGGACGACGAGCTGCTCGCGCTGACCGGCGTCTGGCACTGGGGCACCCACCCGGTCACGGTGAGGCTGACGGAGGACCGGGGCCTACAGCTCACCCCGCTGGGCGGCAAGGGGCGCGGCGCGGCCTTCACATACCGTCCGGACGGCACCTGGACGGGCCAGAACGACTACTACGCGGGGGAGACGCTGCGCGTCGTACGCAGGGACGACGGCTCGGTGGACCACCTCGACCTCGGTTCGTTCGTCTTCACCCGGGAGCCGTACGAGGCGGGCGCGGCCGTGCCCGGCGGTGTGGACGCGGAGGGCTGGCGCGGGCTCGGCGGCTGA
- a CDS encoding N-acetyltransferase family protein: MSDLAIRSAVPDDLPAVVAMLADDPLGAQRESPDDLTPYREAFKRLADDPNQHVVVAVRGDRVVGTLQLTIVPGLSRRGATRSIIEGVRIHGDERGSGLGTRLIQWAVDESRRQNCQLVQLTSDVTREDAHRFYERLGFTASHVGFKLAL, from the coding sequence ATGAGTGATCTCGCCATACGATCCGCCGTCCCCGACGACCTGCCCGCCGTGGTCGCGATGCTCGCCGACGACCCTCTGGGTGCACAGCGCGAGTCACCGGACGACCTCACCCCCTACCGCGAGGCGTTCAAGCGGCTGGCGGACGACCCGAACCAGCACGTGGTCGTCGCCGTGCGCGGGGACCGGGTCGTCGGCACGCTACAGCTGACCATCGTCCCGGGACTGTCCCGCCGCGGTGCGACCCGCTCGATCATCGAGGGCGTCCGCATCCATGGCGACGAACGCGGCAGCGGCCTCGGCACCCGGCTCATCCAGTGGGCGGTGGACGAATCCCGCCGCCAGAACTGCCAGTTGGTGCAGCTGACCTCGGATGTCACCCGCGAGGACGCGCACCGGTTCTACGAGCGCCTCGGCTTCACGGCCAGCCATGTGGGCTTCAAGCTGGCGCTCTGA
- a CDS encoding MarR family winged helix-turn-helix transcriptional regulator produces the protein MTATDPALTAIAQSWCSLSLLHGKIETRIERALQAGHGLSAREYSLLDVLSRQHNGTGGHLQMKQVADAVVLSQSATTRLVTRLEDRGLLTRYLCDTDRRGIYTDVTDAGLTLLEAARPTNDNALRAALDEAAENPELAPLVRAVEELKVPA, from the coding sequence ATGACAGCGACCGACCCCGCCCTGACCGCCATCGCCCAGAGCTGGTGCTCGCTCTCCCTGCTCCACGGGAAGATCGAAACCCGGATCGAACGGGCACTCCAGGCCGGCCACGGGCTCAGCGCGCGCGAGTACTCCCTGCTCGACGTGTTGAGCCGGCAGCACAACGGCACCGGCGGACATCTCCAGATGAAGCAGGTCGCCGACGCCGTCGTCCTCAGCCAGAGCGCCACCACCCGGCTCGTCACCCGACTTGAGGACCGCGGGCTGCTGACCCGCTACCTGTGCGACACCGACCGCCGGGGCATCTACACCGACGTCACCGATGCCGGGCTCACGCTGCTGGAGGCCGCCCGGCCGACGAACGACAACGCGCTGCGGGCGGCTCTGGACGAAGCCGCGGAGAACCCTGAGCTCGCTCCTCTGGTCAGGGCCGTCGAAGAGCTGAAGGTCCCGGCCTGA
- a CDS encoding MFS transporter, which yields MPLALLALAIGAFGIGTTEFVIMGLLPEVAGDFQVSIPTAGFLVTGYALGVVLGAPLMTLLGTRVTRKRMLMLLMGLFIVGNVVSALAPVFGVMLAGRVIASLAHGAFFGIGSVVAADLVAPQKKAGAIAMMFTGLTVANVVGVPLGTFIGQTAGWRTTFLLVAVLGVVGLLGVAKLVPDRPRPEDVRIRHELAAFRNVQVLLAMAMTVLGFGGVFAAITYITPMMTGTAGYSASSVTWLLVLFGLGMVGGNLIGGKFADRHLMPMLYVSLGALAVVLGLFTVTAHNKVAAAVTIVLIGALGFATVPPLQKRVLDQAAGAPTLASAVNIGAFNLGNALAAWLGGLVIAAGLGYTAPNWVGAALAASALVLAVLSSLLERRETGRGRIVAGSSPETAALAAGRR from the coding sequence ATGCCGCTCGCGCTCCTCGCGCTCGCCATCGGGGCATTCGGGATCGGAACGACAGAGTTCGTGATCATGGGGTTGCTCCCCGAGGTCGCCGGCGACTTCCAGGTCTCGATCCCGACCGCCGGGTTCCTGGTGACCGGCTACGCGCTCGGTGTGGTCCTCGGCGCCCCGCTGATGACGCTGCTCGGCACCCGCGTCACGCGCAAGCGCATGCTGATGCTCCTCATGGGGCTGTTCATCGTGGGCAACGTGGTGTCCGCGCTCGCCCCCGTCTTCGGCGTCATGCTCGCCGGACGGGTGATCGCCTCCCTCGCGCACGGCGCCTTCTTCGGTATCGGCTCGGTGGTCGCTGCCGATCTCGTCGCCCCGCAGAAGAAGGCCGGAGCCATCGCCATGATGTTCACCGGGCTCACCGTCGCCAACGTCGTCGGTGTTCCGCTCGGCACGTTCATCGGACAGACCGCTGGCTGGCGGACCACGTTCCTTCTCGTCGCCGTTCTGGGCGTCGTGGGACTGCTCGGCGTCGCGAAGCTCGTACCGGACCGGCCCCGGCCGGAAGACGTGCGCATCCGCCACGAACTGGCCGCGTTCCGCAACGTCCAGGTCCTGCTGGCGATGGCCATGACCGTCCTGGGCTTCGGCGGAGTCTTCGCCGCGATCACCTACATCACCCCGATGATGACCGGGACAGCCGGCTACTCGGCCTCGTCCGTCACCTGGCTGCTCGTCCTCTTCGGCCTCGGCATGGTGGGGGGCAACCTGATCGGCGGCAAGTTCGCCGACCGCCACCTGATGCCCATGCTGTACGTCTCGCTCGGCGCGCTCGCCGTCGTTCTCGGCCTGTTCACCGTGACCGCCCACAACAAGGTCGCCGCGGCCGTCACCATCGTCCTGATCGGCGCCCTGGGCTTCGCTACCGTGCCTCCGCTGCAGAAGCGGGTCCTCGACCAGGCGGCGGGCGCGCCGACGCTGGCCTCCGCGGTCAACATCGGGGCCTTCAACCTCGGCAACGCCCTCGCCGCCTGGCTCGGCGGTCTCGTGATCGCGGCGGGCCTCGGCTACACCGCCCCCAACTGGGTCGGAGCCGCACTCGCCGCGTCGGCCCTGGTCCTGGCGGTGCTCTCCAGCCTGCTGGAGCGCCGGGAGACCGGCAGGGGCCGGATCGTCGCCGGGAGCAGCCCCGAGACGGCCGCCCTGGCGGCGGGCCGGCGCTGA
- a CDS encoding GNAT family N-acetyltransferase has protein sequence MHSPSPHSLVELPIRHLNRGDLVPCADLCEDRGWPRDEHRWGLLLSAGTGYGIDAPDGKGLAATCLTMPYGSDLTAVGMLLVAERYARRGLARRLMRHVMETVGDTPLALYATEQGQPLYEDLGFSPVGRAERVGGRFGAGGPDGSGGFPSPSPALVAARSSVTTRPAAADDLQALVRLDLPVFGADRTHILARLPAFSDRLQVAEEHGELVGYAALWPSGPTGVVGPLIARDTAVAQALIAALGATTDRPLRVDVEDRHKELLGWLAESGLEPLSRTTVMTYGIPDLPGDAARRFAPLTLATG, from the coding sequence ATGCACAGCCCATCACCCCACTCCCTCGTCGAGCTGCCGATCCGGCACCTGAACCGGGGAGACCTGGTCCCCTGTGCCGACCTCTGCGAGGACCGCGGCTGGCCGCGCGACGAACACCGATGGGGGCTGCTCCTCTCGGCCGGCACCGGGTACGGGATCGACGCCCCGGACGGCAAGGGCCTGGCGGCGACCTGCCTGACCATGCCGTACGGATCCGACCTCACCGCGGTCGGCATGCTGCTCGTCGCCGAACGCTACGCACGTCGGGGGCTCGCCCGTCGGCTCATGCGGCACGTCATGGAGACGGTGGGGGACACCCCGCTCGCCCTGTACGCCACCGAGCAGGGACAGCCGCTCTACGAGGACCTCGGCTTCTCCCCCGTGGGCCGGGCCGAACGCGTCGGCGGTCGTTTCGGAGCGGGCGGACCCGACGGCTCCGGCGGCTTCCCCTCTCCCTCTCCTGCGCTCGTGGCCGCTCGCTCGTCCGTGACCACACGCCCGGCCGCGGCGGACGACCTACAGGCGTTGGTCAGGCTCGACCTCCCCGTGTTCGGCGCCGACCGCACGCATATCCTCGCGCGGCTGCCCGCGTTCTCCGACCGGCTCCAGGTCGCCGAGGAGCACGGCGAGCTGGTGGGCTACGCGGCGCTCTGGCCGAGCGGGCCGACCGGGGTGGTCGGGCCGCTGATCGCCCGGGACACCGCCGTCGCCCAGGCCCTGATCGCGGCCCTGGGCGCCACGACGGACCGGCCCCTGCGGGTCGATGTCGAGGACCGGCACAAGGAACTGCTCGGCTGGCTGGCGGAGAGCGGGCTGGAGCCCCTCTCCCGCACCACCGTGATGACGTACGGCATCCCGGACCTGCCCGGCGACGCCGCCCGCAGGTTCGCCCCGCTCACCCTCGCGACGGGCTGA
- a CDS encoding NUDIX domain-containing protein, giving the protein MTERPVVKRTARAVLLDGDDLILIKRTKPGVDPYWLTPGGGVEPEDATVVEALHREVDEELGAKVVDVVPCFVDTVEHIADGGVTGVKVQHFFVCRLVSMDVSRRHGPEIDQPTGEYEIVRVPFSRVGIAAVHLVPLSLRHYLDGNIEGVRAMHAPDLG; this is encoded by the coding sequence ATGACCGAACGTCCTGTGGTCAAGCGCACCGCACGCGCCGTCCTGCTCGACGGCGACGATCTCATCCTGATCAAGCGCACGAAGCCGGGAGTCGATCCGTACTGGCTCACGCCCGGCGGCGGGGTCGAGCCGGAGGACGCCACCGTCGTCGAAGCGCTGCACCGTGAGGTCGACGAGGAGCTGGGCGCCAAGGTCGTCGATGTGGTCCCGTGCTTCGTCGACACCGTGGAGCACATCGCGGACGGCGGCGTGACGGGAGTGAAGGTCCAGCACTTCTTCGTCTGCCGACTGGTGTCGATGGACGTCTCCCGGCGGCACGGCCCGGAGATCGACCAGCCCACCGGGGAGTACGAGATCGTCCGGGTGCCGTTCAGCCGCGTCGGGATCGCGGCCGTACATCTCGTTCCGCTGTCCCTGCGGCACTACCTCGACGGCAACATCGAAGGCGTACGGGCGATGCACGCCCCCGACCTGGGCTGA
- a CDS encoding cystathionine gamma-lyase, producing the protein MSTMGDGTRAVRAGLPEPEQFGPTLPGPVFAAHYHLSGEPVGPYTYGRETNPTWTHLERAIGELEAPGEEVGTTVFASGMAAITAVLLSQVRSGDAVVLPDDGYQALPLVREQLEAYGVEVRTAPTGGDAQLALLTGAKLLWIESPSNPGLDVCDIRRLAEAAHTAGALVAVDNTLATPIGQRPLELGADFSVASDTKGMTGHGDILLGHVTCRDPRLTADVRRWRKVVGAISGPMEAWLAHRSLATLHLRIDRQCATALALAEALTKRAEVTGLRYPGLPTDPSHVVAGRQMRRFGSVVSFELADRETAERFLSALRLVDDATSFGGVRSTAERRGRWGGDAVAEGFIRFSVGAEDPDDLLADVEQALDTAVR; encoded by the coding sequence ATGAGCACCATGGGCGACGGAACGCGCGCGGTACGCGCCGGGCTCCCCGAACCGGAGCAGTTCGGCCCCACCCTGCCCGGCCCGGTCTTCGCCGCGCACTACCACCTCTCCGGCGAACCGGTGGGTCCCTACACCTACGGCCGGGAGACCAACCCCACCTGGACCCACCTGGAGCGGGCCATCGGCGAGCTGGAGGCTCCCGGTGAGGAGGTGGGCACGACCGTGTTCGCCTCGGGCATGGCGGCGATCACGGCGGTGCTGCTCTCCCAGGTCCGCTCGGGCGACGCCGTGGTCCTCCCCGACGACGGCTACCAGGCCCTGCCGCTCGTACGGGAGCAACTGGAGGCGTACGGGGTCGAGGTCCGGACCGCGCCGACCGGTGGCGACGCCCAGCTGGCCCTGCTGACCGGGGCGAAGCTGCTCTGGATCGAGAGCCCGTCCAACCCGGGGCTGGACGTCTGCGACATCCGGCGGCTGGCCGAGGCCGCGCACACGGCGGGCGCGCTGGTCGCCGTCGACAACACCCTGGCCACCCCGATCGGCCAGCGCCCGCTGGAGCTGGGCGCCGATTTCTCGGTCGCCAGCGACACCAAGGGCATGACCGGGCACGGCGACATCCTGCTCGGCCATGTGACCTGCCGCGATCCCCGGCTGACGGCGGACGTACGGCGCTGGCGCAAGGTCGTCGGGGCGATTTCGGGGCCCATGGAGGCCTGGCTCGCGCACCGTTCGCTGGCCACCCTCCACCTGCGCATCGACCGGCAGTGCGCCACCGCCCTCGCTCTAGCCGAGGCGCTGACGAAGCGCGCGGAGGTCACCGGGCTGCGGTACCCGGGGCTGCCCACCGACCCGTCCCACGTCGTCGCGGGACGCCAGATGCGGCGCTTCGGCTCCGTGGTGTCCTTCGAGCTGGCCGACCGGGAGACCGCGGAGCGCTTCCTGTCCGCACTGCGCCTGGTCGACGACGCGACGAGCTTCGGCGGCGTCCGGTCCACCGCGGAGCGCCGGGGACGCTGGGGCGGCGACGCCGTGGCGGAGGGCTTCATCCGCTTCTCGGTCGGCGCGGAGGACCCCGATGACCTGCTCGCCGACGTCGAACAGGCGCTGGACACGGCGGTCCGGTAG
- a CDS encoding phage holin family protein — translation MKNFVVKTIANAGALAVAIWLIGNITLEGGSTGRKALTLILVALIFGLVNFLVKPVVQLLTFPLFILTLGLITLVVNALMLMLTSWLAGVFDLSFHVEGFWTAVLGGLIISVVSWALNVVLPDED, via the coding sequence ATGAAGAATTTCGTAGTCAAGACGATCGCCAACGCTGGTGCACTGGCCGTTGCCATCTGGCTCATCGGCAACATCACGCTGGAGGGCGGCAGCACCGGCCGCAAGGCCCTCACCCTGATCCTGGTCGCGCTGATCTTCGGCCTGGTGAACTTCCTGGTGAAGCCGGTGGTCCAGCTGCTGACGTTCCCCTTGTTCATCCTGACGCTGGGGCTGATCACCCTGGTGGTCAACGCCCTGATGCTGATGCTGACCTCCTGGCTGGCCGGCGTGTTCGATCTCAGCTTCCACGTCGAGGGGTTCTGGACGGCGGTGCTCGGCGGACTGATCATCTCGGTCGTGTCCTGGGCGCTCAATGTCGTCCTGCCCGACGAGGACTGA
- a CDS encoding cupin domain-containing protein has product MKAFRLDELEAERAANDGAYLQFVRERNMSVGLYALDAGELDPQQPHRQDEVYFVVSGRASITVGMETTQVGRGSVVYVPAGVDHKFHHITEDLRVMVVFSPPEG; this is encoded by the coding sequence ATGAAGGCATTCAGACTGGACGAGCTGGAGGCGGAGCGGGCCGCCAACGACGGTGCCTACCTGCAGTTCGTGCGGGAACGCAATATGTCGGTCGGCCTGTACGCCCTGGACGCGGGAGAGCTCGATCCGCAGCAGCCGCACCGGCAGGACGAGGTCTACTTCGTCGTCAGCGGGCGTGCGTCGATCACGGTGGGGATGGAGACGACGCAGGTCGGCAGGGGGAGCGTCGTCTACGTGCCCGCCGGCGTGGACCACAAGTTCCACCACATCACCGAGGACCTGAGGGTGATGGTCGTCTTCTCGCCGCCCGAGGGCTGA
- a CDS encoding DUF5326 family protein: MREIFAGMPWWVKWIAVPVIAIFVFGGLIASVVGFVIGLLFKVLVFVVVVGGLIFVVRKFMSSSSRGDW, encoded by the coding sequence GTGCGGGAGATATTCGCGGGAATGCCCTGGTGGGTGAAGTGGATCGCGGTGCCCGTCATTGCGATCTTCGTGTTCGGCGGGCTGATCGCCAGCGTCGTCGGCTTCGTGATCGGCCTGCTCTTCAAGGTGCTGGTCTTCGTCGTCGTGGTCGGCGGGCTGATCTTCGTCGTCCGCAAGTTCATGTCGTCGTCCTCGCGTGGTGACTGGTAG
- a CDS encoding IclR family transcriptional regulator, which yields MTTASSSAVPTLIGSVQRALRLLEAVGTHRDGAPAKQLAREAGLPLPTAYHLLRTLTHEGYLRRENGVFLFGAAAENLTAAPGVRSRPRPTSVADSLGHWRDVIGAPVYCAVYCDGEIDLIAVADAPDTPAVEEWASFRETAHAHAIGQCLLAQLDERAREDHLDRHPVRPLTRYSVRDRATLLERLRTLRRGEPVIERQEYALGTVCAAIPVTAGATIAAMAISVPLDREDRLLPAVEQLRGEVASLLRSFVFSISI from the coding sequence TTGACCACGGCATCTAGCAGCGCTGTGCCGACGTTGATCGGTTCGGTTCAGCGGGCGTTGAGGCTGCTGGAGGCTGTGGGCACCCATCGGGACGGGGCGCCCGCCAAGCAGTTGGCACGTGAGGCGGGGCTTCCGCTCCCGACCGCGTACCACTTGCTGCGCACCCTCACCCATGAGGGCTATCTCCGCCGTGAGAACGGTGTCTTCCTCTTCGGCGCGGCCGCCGAGAACCTGACCGCCGCCCCCGGGGTCAGAAGCCGCCCGCGCCCCACGTCCGTCGCCGACTCCCTCGGTCACTGGCGGGACGTCATCGGAGCCCCGGTCTACTGCGCCGTCTACTGCGACGGCGAGATCGATCTCATCGCGGTCGCGGACGCTCCCGACACCCCGGCGGTGGAGGAGTGGGCCTCGTTCCGGGAGACCGCCCACGCGCACGCCATCGGCCAGTGTCTGCTGGCCCAACTCGACGAGAGAGCCCGCGAGGACCACCTCGACCGGCACCCCGTGCGCCCCCTCACCCGTTACTCAGTGCGAGATCGCGCCACTCTTCTGGAACGGCTGCGCACCCTCCGACGAGGTGAACCGGTCATCGAACGCCAGGAGTACGCACTGGGGACCGTGTGCGCCGCGATTCCCGTCACAGCCGGTGCCACCATTGCGGCGATGGCCATTTCCGTACCCCTGGACCGGGAAGATCGGTTGCTGCCCGCAGTCGAACAGCTACGTGGCGAAGTCGCCAGCCTCTTGCGTTCGTTCGTGTTCTCTATCAGTATCTGA
- a CDS encoding SsgA family sporulation/cell division regulator translates to MRESVQAEVMMSFLVSEELSFRIPVELRYEVGDPYAIRMTFHLPGDAPVTWAFGRELLLDGLNSPSGDGDVHIGPTEPEGLGDVHIRLQVGADRALFRAGTAPLVAFLDRTDKLVPLGQEHTLGDFDGNLEDALGRILAEEQNAG, encoded by the coding sequence ATGCGCGAGTCGGTTCAAGCAGAGGTCATGATGAGCTTCCTCGTCTCCGAGGAGCTCTCGTTCCGTATTCCGGTGGAGCTCCGGTACGAGGTCGGCGATCCGTATGCCATCCGGATGACGTTCCACCTTCCTGGCGATGCCCCTGTGACCTGGGCGTTCGGCCGTGAACTGCTGCTGGACGGGCTCAACAGCCCGAGCGGCGACGGAGATGTGCACATCGGCCCGACCGAGCCCGAGGGCCTCGGCGATGTGCACATCCGGCTCCAGGTCGGCGCGGACCGTGCGCTGTTCCGGGCGGGGACGGCGCCGCTGGTGGCGTTTCTCGACCGGACGGACAAGCTCGTGCCGCTCGGCCAGGAGCACACGCTGGGTGACTTCGACGGGAACCTGGAGGATGCGCTCGGCCGCATCCTCGCCGAGGAGCAGAACGCGGGCTGA